A part of Dermacentor variabilis isolate Ectoservices chromosome 10, ASM5094787v1, whole genome shotgun sequence genomic DNA contains:
- the LOC142560618 gene encoding uncharacterized protein LOC142560618, protein MGCACLHLTAFLYPLFCADADTIVLGAVYSLAECFEPLPDEEVRIQCPHCSYNCTNRAYLRRHIRVHTGEQPYHCTFCSRRFKDRSNLNRHRRCHTGERPYECEHCGLRFNQTSSLKTHVLGQHKQ, encoded by the coding sequence ATGGGCTGCGCATGTTTGCACCTGACGGCATTTCTCTATCCACTGTTCTGCGCAGACGCGGACACCATCGTTCTGGGAGCCGTGTACTCCTTAGCGGAGTGCTTTGAGCCCCTTCCCGACGAGGAGGTCAGGATACAGTGCCCGCACTGCTCTTACAACTGCACGAACCGCGCCTACCTGCGACGCCACATTCGAGTCCACACGGGCGAGCAGCCCTACCACTGCACTTTCTGCTCGAGGAGGTTCAAGGACCGCAGCAACCTCAACCGGCACCGGCGCTGCCACACTGGCGAGCGCCCCTACGAATGTGAACACTGCGGCCTGCGTTTCAATCAGACCAGCTCCCTCAAGACGCACGTGCTCGGACAACACAAGCAGTGA